One region of Equus caballus isolate H_3958 breed thoroughbred chromosome 23, TB-T2T, whole genome shotgun sequence genomic DNA includes:
- the LOC100065486 gene encoding S-methyl-5'-thioadenosine phosphorylase isoform X1 yields MSKVPPVPEECAIPAADPFCPITRQAHRLLEVLLENAKKLGLRCHSKGTMVTIEGPRFSSRAESFVFRAWGADVINMTTVPEAVLAKEAGICYASIALATDYDCWKENEEEVSVDRILKTLKENANKATSLLLSTIPQIGSMEWSETLRTLKDMARFSVLLPKH; encoded by the exons ATGTCAAAAGTTCCTCCTGTGCCAGAGGAGTGTGCCATTCCAGCGGCTGACCCGTTCTGCCCCATAACGAGACAGGCGCATAGACTTCTGGAA GTCCTCTTAGAGAATGCTAAGAAGCTAGGACTCCGGTGCCACTCAAAAGGGACAATGGTCACAATCGAGGGACCTCGTTTTAGCTCCCGGGCAGAAAGCTTCGTGTTCCGCGCCTGGGGGGCGGATGTTATCAACATGACCACAGTTCCAGAGGCGGTCCTTGCTAAGGAGGCTGGAATTTGCTATGCCAGCATCGCCTTGGCAACAGATTATGATTGCTGgaaggagaatgaggaagag GTTTCAGTGGACCGGATTTTAAAGACCCTGAAAGAAAATGCCAATAAAGCCACAAGTTTACTCCTCAGTACCATACCCCAGATAGGGTCCATGGAATGGTCAGAGACTCTTCGTACTCTGAAG gATATGGCCCggttttctgttttattaccAAAACATTAA
- the LOC100065486 gene encoding S-methyl-5'-thioadenosine phosphorylase isoform X2 gives MVTIEGPRFSSRAESFVFRAWGADVINMTTVPEAVLAKEAGICYASIALATDYDCWKENEEEVSVDRILKTLKENANKATSLLLSTIPQIGSMEWSETLRTLKDMARFSVLLPKH, from the exons ATGGTCACAATCGAGGGACCTCGTTTTAGCTCCCGGGCAGAAAGCTTCGTGTTCCGCGCCTGGGGGGCGGATGTTATCAACATGACCACAGTTCCAGAGGCGGTCCTTGCTAAGGAGGCTGGAATTTGCTATGCCAGCATCGCCTTGGCAACAGATTATGATTGCTGgaaggagaatgaggaagag GTTTCAGTGGACCGGATTTTAAAGACCCTGAAAGAAAATGCCAATAAAGCCACAAGTTTACTCCTCAGTACCATACCCCAGATAGGGTCCATGGAATGGTCAGAGACTCTTCGTACTCTGAAG gATATGGCCCggttttctgttttattaccAAAACATTAA